In one Paramisgurnus dabryanus chromosome 21, PD_genome_1.1, whole genome shotgun sequence genomic region, the following are encoded:
- the xcr1a.1 gene encoding chemokine (C motif) receptor 1a, duplicate 1 isoform X1, translating into MTESNDAETFDYSTDYVDEVCHKEDILKVVSYLVPIFFMLVVVLSCIGNIMVLIILLLYENMKSLTNIFILNLALSDLLFTFGLPFWASYYMWGWTFGDFGCKAVKFLFYAGFYSSVLFLTLMTIQRYMAVVHPLSDWERCRGFSVAPFIVWILSAGAALLGSYRSKVIPEENNIYCEYDSVPMKLLITYLQNGFFVCAFIIMGFCYARMLQTITKTRTNKRHKTIRLILCISLVFFIGWAPYNIVMFVRSFTDLNLITDCPISKNIDYAFYVSRLLAFSHCCLNPVFYVFVGVKFRNYLKMILQKIFQPKKNSDSSSGRTTKNHSMGSMY; encoded by the coding sequence ATGACTGAAAGTAATGATGCTGAAACTTTTGACTATAGCACTGATTACGTTGATGAGGTGTGCCATAAAGAAGATATACTGAAGGTGGTATCCTATCTCGTACCAATTTTCTTCATGTTAGTGGTTGTACTAAGTTGCATCGGTAACATCATGGTTCTTATCATCCTGCTCCTTTACGAGAACATGAAATCCCTCACCAACATCTTCATCCTCAATCTCGCTCTGTCAGATCTGCTCTTCACTTTTGGACTTCCATTTTGGGCCTCTTACTACATGTGGGGTTGGACATTTGGAGATTTTGGCTGCAAAGCGGTGAAGTTTTTGTTTTACGCTGGATTTTATAGCAGTGTGCTTTTCTTAACCCTTATGACCATTCAGCGTTACATGGCTGTTGTTCATCCTCTCTCAGATTGGGAGAGATGCAGAGGGTTTTCAGTCGCACCTTTCATCGTATGGATCCTGAGTGCTGGAGCTGCTCTGCTTGGGTCGTATCGTAGCAAAGTTATACCAGAAGAAAACAACATATACTGTGAATATGACAGTGTTCCAATGAAACTTCTCATTACTTATCTTCAAAATGGTTTTTTTGTCTGTGCATTTATAATCATGGGTTTTTGCTATGCAAGAATGCTTCAAACCATAACAAAGACACGCACAAATAAGAGACACAAGACCATTCGACTAAtactttgcatttctttagtgtTTTTTATTGGTTGGGCTCCATATAACATTGTTATGTTTGTGAGATCTTTCACTGATCTTAATCTAATCACAGACTGTCCGATAAGCAAAAATATTGACTATGCATTTTATGTTTCCAGACTTTTAGCTTTTTCACACTGTTGCCTGAATCCTGTGTTTTACGTGTTTGTTGGTGTAAAGTTCaggaattatttaaaaatgattcTGCAGAAAATTTTCCAGCCAAAAAAAAACTCGGATTCAAGTTCAGGCAGAACCACAAAGAATCATTCAATGGGTTCAATGTATTAA
- the fyco1a gene encoding FYVE and coiled-coil domain-containing protein 1 — MATGPAVGEGQLQRIIRELHDAISEIAKEFKENGEPITDDSSNLHKFSYKLEYLLQFDQKEKITFLGSRKDYWDYFSDCLAKIKGANDGIRFVKSIPELKTSLGKGRAFIRYSLVHQRLADTFQQCLMNQRVTSDWYNSRSPLLKSHLSVDIITYLYELNDVQFDLASRGHDLDSAWPTFSRRTLGMTNSPSHMWKPPSRSSSINSLASSYSQQTHEFPGSPDFGHGLLSDLSMQSSSILNESSISAEDELRLELDQSELKQRELLDRVQELGGESAELRGVVVELQRQLDVSLDAQANHQELQKNLRVLSERERTLSHELEVLRGRESVREASHKDLQDMLAVAERKNEELMAKLDGVLNEKGQRAASDFNSAQKIHQLLNELKEAEIVRMEAIAEGEERRRQAERLAEDVRMKDGALKEAEAKLFTLTEQGEKLQTKTEEHCNVIERLQGELAEREKETSNLQKQLQDTLETLEKQTRKDRKEMQDDKEKLEKNMRVVKESLEGQVQTLQTQLKNKEDELLSSTKKFQLLEKESEKLMSKNQSLDETIKDLETNIKEQAKKSDEYQNRCTELIEQNSKLLQTVQRNEETTKELAESKSTIENELAGLRASEKQLRAQIDDAKVTVDEREQRMRDENKSLDENLQKANMQLKESESAIRTLQQENKDLMEVQVSLKRSLAAMQEEIRNINSQISELEKSLGTARCNEENLTVQLKERDSQLEDTEKLCEELQVKVKELEERERELEKGKTEAERAFVKQTEMIECLETQRTIAEKAQLEQSACQAKEAQDMTSKVKLLEDQLGLSAKEVTRLREELVGLKAKLHSSVQEKDKTEARLEVTEASFAELRTLTEQLKKQAEEQNRKHVNELLQASERIEAVTSQLSQETSSRSQLSAQLSSAQEELVELKAQNDRLVLENGETRESLHRVNTEMAELGMTICRLTAEREEARERWVAEAARIQELQEQGEKETDRLNASLVALHQDNTSLQEELQQTEKLAGTVLEIKQMLDKTEGERDAAREEIATIKFQMSTESMAYKNQIKHLNEELEGLKIQLNMEMTKTSELEAKLSELEGINLEYSRLITEKDSHITNCEALIREGEDETQKLQESVMSTKEALGDVQHEKDELKQKLDQILMENQNQQLRMEAELDDLSQTKCNLEERLIELIRDKDALWQKSDALEFEQKLRAEEQWWLVDKEATRCLGCQGQFTWWLRRHHCRLCGRIFCYYCSNNLAMTKNGKKERCCRECYTQHNAVVERAELNSQSDDDTSPHRNTAGQPTPRVTVTDPAEKDDGVFDIITEQEVNEVYDSDSRTTTESHEEADGGQTEDVNTSSDINTDEQEEILTIHDSEINLLKSGELTVSVPLNIDEISQFGDGSRELFVKSSCYSAIPITTTDRGPIISWVFSSEPKSIAFTVVYRETLDTPVEQTKVLIPLTPCNSHKETIRGQLKVRNPGIYMLVFDNSFSRFLSKKVNYHLTIEKPIVYDGSDFP; from the exons ATGGCCACTGGTCCTGCAGTCGGGGAGGGTCAGCTTCAACGCATTATCAGAGAACTGCACG ATGCTATATCAGAGATAGCAAAAGAGTTCAAGGAGAATGGAGAACCTATTACAGATGACAGCTCCAACCTGCACAAGTTCTCCTATAAGTTGGAGTACCTGCTTCAG TTCGACCAGAAGGAGAAAATAACATTTCTGGGTTCCAGAAAAGATTACTGGGATTATTTCAGTGATTGTCTGGCCAAAATCAAAGGAGCAAATGATGGAATCCGTTTTGTCAAATCTATTCCAGAG CTGAAGACATCTCTGGGTAAAGGCCGAGCATTTATCCGTTACTCACTGGTACACCAGCGACTGGCTGACACATTTCAACAGTGCCTTATGAACCAAAGAGTCACCAG TGACTGGTATAATTCCCGGAGTCCATTACTAAAATCCCATCTCAGTGTGGACATCATTACTTATCTCTATGAGTTAAATGACGTTCAGTTTGATTTGGCATCCAGAGGTCATGATCTTGACTCAGCATGGCCCACTTTTTCAAG GAGGACGTTGGGTATGACTAACTCGCCCAGTCACATGTGGAAGCCACCAAGTCGTAGTTCGAGTATTAACAGTTTGGCTAGCAGCTACTCGCAG CAGACCCACGAGTTTCCTGGAAGTCCGGACTTTGGACATGGACTTCTATCTGATTTGTCTATGCAAAGCTCCAGCATACTAAATGAGTCTTCAATCAGCGCTGAAGATGAACTTCGTCTGGAGCTGGACCAGTCAGAACTGAAGCAAAGAGAGCTGCTTGACCGAGTGCAGGAGTTAGGTGGAGAATCGGCTGAACTCCGTGGGGTCGTGGTGGAACTCCAAAGACAGCTGGACGTTTCTCTGGATGCCCAAGCCAACCATCAGGAACTTCAGAAGAACTTGCGTGTCCTATCTGAGAGAGAACGAACCCTGTCCCATGAGCTGGAGGTCTTAAGGGGACGGGAGAGCGTCAGAGAGGCTTCCCATAAGGACCTTCAAGACATGCTGGCCGTAGCAGAGAGGAAAAATGAAGAACTGATGGCTAAGCTAGATGGAGTACTGAATGAGAAAGGACAGAGAGCAGCTAGTGACTTCAACTCTGCCCAGAAGATTCACCAACTGTTAAATGAATTGAAAGAGGCCGAAATTGTAAGAATGGAAGCTATAGCCGAGGGAGAAGAAAGGAGGAGGCAAGCAGAACGGCTTGCCGAGGATGTCAGAATGAAAGATGGAGCACTCAAAGAAGCAGAAGCCAAATTATTCACTTTGACAGAACAAGGTGAAAAACTGCAGACCAAGACAGAAGAGCACTGTAATGTCATAGAAAGACTTCAGGGGGAGCTTGCAGAGCGAGAAAAAGAAACCAGCAACCTGCAGAAGCAACTGCAGGATACTTTGGAAACATTGGAAAAGCAGACGAGGAAGGATAGGAAAGAAATGCAAGATGATAAAGAAAAGCTTGAGAAAAATATGAGAGTTGTAAAAGAAAGTCTAGAAGGTCAGGTACAAACCCTGCAGACACAGCTAAAGAATAAAGAAGATGAACTGCTCTCCAGTACAAAGAAATTCCAGTTACTGGAGAAAGAATCAGAGAAGCTTATGAGCAAGAATCAGAGTCTAGATGAGACGATAAAAGATCTGGAAACTAACATCAAAGAACAGGCCAAGAAGAGTGATGAATACCAAAATAGATGCACTGAGCTTATCGAGCAAAACAGCAAGCTCCTACAGACTGTGCAAAGGAATGAGGAGACCACAAAGGAACTGGCTGAAAGCAAATCTACGATTGAAAACGAGTTAGCTGGATTGAGAGCTTCAGAGAAGCAGTTGCGAGCACAGATCGATGATGCTAAAGTCACTGTGGATGAACGAGAGCAGCGGATGAGAGATGAGAATAAGAGTCTGGATGAAAACCTGCAAAAGGCCAACATGCAACTGAAGGAATCGGAGAGTGCCATCCGCACGTTACAACAGGAGAACAAGGACCTCATGGAGGTTCAGGTGAGTCTTAAAAGGTCTCTCGCAGCCATGCAGGAGGAGATACGTAACATCAACAGCCAGATTTCTGAACTTGAGAAGAGTCTCGGTACTGCGAGATGCAATGAGGAAAACCTGACTGTGCAACTTAAAGAAAGGGATTCCCAGCTTGAAGACACGGAAAAGCTTTGTGAGGAGCTCCAAGTAAAGGTGAAAGAACTTGAAGAGCGGGAAAGGGAATTGGAAAAGGGGAAGACTGAAGCAGAAAGAGCTTttgttaaacaaacagagatgatCGAGTGTCTGGAGACTCAGAGGACAATTGCCGAGAAGGCCCAACTTGAGCAAAGTGCATGTCAGGCTAAGGAAGCCCAAGATATGACTTCAAAGGTAAAACTTCTTGAGGATCAGCTCGGACTTAGTGCAAAAGAAGTAACCAGGCTTCGGGAGGAGTTGGTTGGTCTTAAGGCTAAACTTCACAGTTCTGTGCAGGAGAAAGACAAAACGGAAGCAAGGCTGGAAGTCACCGAAGCTTCATTTGCAGAACTTCGTACCTTGACTGAGCAACTGAAGAAGCAGGCTGAAGAGCAGAACCGAAAGCATGTGAACGAACTGCTGCAAGCGAGCGAACGAATAGAGGCTGTGACATCGCAACTGAGCCAGGAGACGTCATCACGTTCTCAGTTATCTGCTCAACTATCCTCCGCCCAGGAGGAGCTGGTAGAGCTGAAGGCCCAGAATGACAGGTTGGTCCTGGAGAATGGAGAGACCAGAGAAAGTCTCCATAGGGTCAACACTGAGATGGCCGAATTGGGGATGACAATTTGCCGGCTGACTGCCGAGCGTGAGGAAGCTCGGGAACGCTGGGTTGCCGAAGCTGCTCGGATCCAGGAACTGCAAGAGCAGGGTGAGAAGGAAACAGACCGACTTAATGCCAGTCTGGTGGCTCTTCATCAGGACAACACTAGTCTTCAAGAGGAGCTCCAGCAGACGGAGAAACTTGCAGGAACTGTGTTGGAGATAAAGCAGATGCTGGATAAAACCGAGGGCGAACGGGATGCTGCACGAGAGGAGATCGCCACGATTAAATTTCAGATGAGCACAGAGAGCATGGCCTACAAGAACCAAATAAAG CACCTGAATGAAGAGCTTGAGGGTTTGAAAATTCAGTTAAACATGGAGATGACGAAGACATCGGAGCTGGAGGCCAAATTATCAGAATTAGAG GGAATAAATCTCGAATACTCTCGACTGATAACAGAGAAGGACTCGCACATAACTAATTGCGAAGCTTTGATCCGCGAGGGAGAGGATGAGACGCAGAAACTGCAGGAAAGTGTAATGAG CACCAAAGAGGCTCTTGGTGACGTACAGCATGAGAAGGACGAGTTGAAACAGAAGTTGGATCAGATCTTGATGGAGAATCAGAACCAGCAGCTCAGAATGGAAGCTGAGTTGGACGATCTGAGTCAAACCAAATGTAACCTGGAGGAGAGACTGATCGAGCTCATTCG GGATAAAGATGCTCTGTGGCAAAAGTCGGATGCTCTGGAGTTTGAACAAAAGTTGAGAGCGGAGGAACAGTGGTGGCTGGTGGATAAAGAGGCCACACGCTGCTTGGGCTGTCAGGGTCAGTTCACATGGTGGCTACGTCGACATCACTGCAG ATTGTGTGGCCGTATATTCTGTTACTACTGCAGCAACAATTTGGCAATGACAAAAAATGGAAAGAAGGAGCGCTGTTGTCGCGAATGCTACACGCAACACAATGCCGTAGTGGAGAGAGCTGAACTCAACAGCCAATCAGATGACGACACATCTCCTCATAGAAACACTGCTGGCCAACCAACACCTAGAGTTACAg TGACAGATCCAGCTGAGAAGGATGATGGGGTATTCGACATCATAACAGAGCAGGAAGTGAACGAAGTTTATGACAGCGACTCGCGCACCACCACCGAGTCGCACGAGGAAGCAGATGGGGGTCAAACAGAAGATGT CAACACCTCCAGTGACATAAACACAGATGAGCAAGAGGAAATCTTGACTATACATGATTCAGAAATCAACCTTCTGAAGTCAGGAGAACTTAC AGTCTCTGTGCCTTTAAATATAGATGAGATTTCTCAGTTTGGCGATGGTTCCCGTGAGCtgtttgtcaagtcaagttgcTATAGTGCCATTCCAATCACCACCACCGACCGCGGCCCCATCATCAGCTGGGTCTTCTCTTCAGAACCAAAGAGCATCGCTTTTACTGTGGTGTACAGAGAGACACTTGATACACCTGTCGAGCAGACAAAG
- the xcr1a.1 gene encoding chemokine (C motif) receptor 1a, duplicate 1 isoform X2, which translates to MLVVVLSCIGNIMVLIILLLYENMKSLTNIFILNLALSDLLFTFGLPFWASYYMWGWTFGDFGCKAVKFLFYAGFYSSVLFLTLMTIQRYMAVVHPLSDWERCRGFSVAPFIVWILSAGAALLGSYRSKVIPEENNIYCEYDSVPMKLLITYLQNGFFVCAFIIMGFCYARMLQTITKTRTNKRHKTIRLILCISLVFFIGWAPYNIVMFVRSFTDLNLITDCPISKNIDYAFYVSRLLAFSHCCLNPVFYVFVGVKFRNYLKMILQKIFQPKKNSDSSSGRTTKNHSMGSMY; encoded by the coding sequence ATGTTAGTGGTTGTACTAAGTTGCATCGGTAACATCATGGTTCTTATCATCCTGCTCCTTTACGAGAACATGAAATCCCTCACCAACATCTTCATCCTCAATCTCGCTCTGTCAGATCTGCTCTTCACTTTTGGACTTCCATTTTGGGCCTCTTACTACATGTGGGGTTGGACATTTGGAGATTTTGGCTGCAAAGCGGTGAAGTTTTTGTTTTACGCTGGATTTTATAGCAGTGTGCTTTTCTTAACCCTTATGACCATTCAGCGTTACATGGCTGTTGTTCATCCTCTCTCAGATTGGGAGAGATGCAGAGGGTTTTCAGTCGCACCTTTCATCGTATGGATCCTGAGTGCTGGAGCTGCTCTGCTTGGGTCGTATCGTAGCAAAGTTATACCAGAAGAAAACAACATATACTGTGAATATGACAGTGTTCCAATGAAACTTCTCATTACTTATCTTCAAAATGGTTTTTTTGTCTGTGCATTTATAATCATGGGTTTTTGCTATGCAAGAATGCTTCAAACCATAACAAAGACACGCACAAATAAGAGACACAAGACCATTCGACTAAtactttgcatttctttagtgtTTTTTATTGGTTGGGCTCCATATAACATTGTTATGTTTGTGAGATCTTTCACTGATCTTAATCTAATCACAGACTGTCCGATAAGCAAAAATATTGACTATGCATTTTATGTTTCCAGACTTTTAGCTTTTTCACACTGTTGCCTGAATCCTGTGTTTTACGTGTTTGTTGGTGTAAAGTTCaggaattatttaaaaatgattcTGCAGAAAATTTTCCAGCCAAAAAAAAACTCGGATTCAAGTTCAGGCAGAACCACAAAGAATCATTCAATGGGTTCAATGTATTAA